A DNA window from Ipomoea triloba cultivar NCNSP0323 chromosome 10, ASM357664v1 contains the following coding sequences:
- the LOC116032341 gene encoding ABC transporter B family member 9-like, with protein sequence MNHNSEERGESKKLVSGKDDETTKVGFYKLFSLADRVDVALMVVGTLAAVAVGMSQPFMTVIFGDLINSFGTVASPHLVPVISKLSLNFVYLAIGSGIASFLQMSCWVVTGERQAARIRGMYLKAILRQDITFFDTETTAGEVIGRMSGDTILIQEAMGEKVGKFIQFMSTFIGGFIIAFIKGWLLALVLCLCIPVVAIAAGTTAKIMTGMSSRGQVAYAKAGNVVEQTIGGIRTVASFNGEKRAIDKYDGELNVAYKSTIQLGLASGLGLGTILLVLFSSYGLAVWCGAKFILLKGYRGGDVINVMISIMMGGMSLGQTSPSLNAFASGQAAAYKMFETINREPSIDASDTSGVELEDIKGEIELKDVYFRYPARPDVQIFAGFSLRVPSGETVALVGQSGSGKSTVISLLERFYDPDAGEVLLDNINLKKLKLKWLREQMGLVSQEPMLFTTSIRENIIYGKENATEEEIRTATELANAAKFIDKLPKGLDTMVGEHGTQLSGGQKQRIAIARAILKNPKILLLDEATSALDAESERIVQDALDRVMSNRTTVVVAHRLTTIRNADLIAVVQSGKLVEQGTHDELIRDPNGAYSQLVQMQQGSNKQDEKVTKEDGDAVEITTDSDDLIRSSSHRSSAVRRSLSHGSSSRHSFSLNYPIPGLINTIHEYETRNDEADDKEPDERTLEKRKRVSIRRLASLNKPEWPYLVIGAIAAGIHGLIFPVFGLLLSAAIKIFFEPRAELQKDSRFWATMYVCLGLVSLVVASIQNFFFGVAGGKLIQRIRSLTFKKVVYHEISWFDEPENSSGAIGARLSADASTMRSLVGDALALIVQNTATVLAGLVIAFVANWILALIILVLLPLMGLQWFFQNKFYKGFSANAKVVYEEASQVASDAVSSIRTVASFCAEEKVMAMYEKKCEGAVKQGVKVGVVSGASLGFGSLALYLTYAFCFYIGAFFIHHNKATFTELFRVFFALTMSAMGISQATGLAPDLNKAKDSTASIFDILDRNPKIDSSSEQGTTLSAVRGDIELKHVSFKYPTRPDIQIFKDLCLTMPAGKTCALVGESGSGKSTVISLIERFYDPDFGEILLDGVPIKNLKLSWLRQQMGLVSQEPILFNESIRDNIAYGKHGEVTEEEIIQAARLANAHNFISSLPQGYDTAVGERGTQLSGGQKQRIAIARAILKDPKILLLDEATSALDTESEHVVQEALDRVMVSRTTVVIAHRLVTIRGADLIGVVKNGVIIEKGRHEVLMDIVDGVYASLVALHVKAS encoded by the exons ATGAATCATAATAGTGAAGAGAGAGGAGAAAGTAAGAAATTAGTTTCAGGCAAAGATGATGAGACGACGAAAGTGGGGTTTTACAAGCTTTTCTCCTTAGCAGACAGGGTGGATGTTGCGTTAATGGTCGTCGGAACGCTGGCCGCCGTCGCCGTCGGGATGTCGCAGCCGTTTATGACGGTTATCTTCGGCGACCTTATCAATTCTTTTGGCACTGTGGCTTCACCTCATCTTGTCCCTGTCATCTCTAAG CTATCCCTCAATTTTGTGTACCTTGCTATTGGCTCGGGCATTGCCTCATTTTTAC AAATGTCTTGTTGGGTGGTTACCGGAGAAAGGCAAGCTGCTAGAATTAGAGGGATGTATCTGAAAGCAATTCTGAGACAAGACATTACCTTTTTTGACACTGAAACAACAGCCGGAGAGGTGATTGGTCGAATGTCTGGTGACACCATTCTCATCCAAGAAGCTATGGGTGAAAAG GTTGGGAAGTTCATCCAGTTCATGTCAACATTCATTGGAGGCTTCATAATTGCCTTCATAAAAGGATGGCTTCTTGCATTGGTTCTGTGTCTATGCATCCCTGTCGTCGCCATCGCCGCAGGAACAACGGCGAAGATCATGACTGGAATGTCAAGCCGCGGACAAGTTGCTTATGCAAAAGCTGGGAATGTAGTGGAACAGACTATAGGAGGGATCAGAACG GTTGCCTCATTCAATGGAGAAAAGAGAGCAATAGATAAGTACGACGGGGAGCTGAATGTTGCATATAAATCTACAATACAGCTAGGGCTGGCTTCTGGTTTAGGACTTGGTACTATATTGCTTGTTCTGTTTAGCAGTTATGGGTTAGCTGTTTGGTGTGGAGCCAAATTTATATTGCTGAAGGGATACAGAGGGGGAGATGTGATCAATGTCATGATATCCATTATGATGGGAGGAAT GTCACTAGGCCAAACATCTCCATCTCTGAATGCATTTGCATCAGGGCAGGCGGCGGCATACAAAATGTTCGAGACAATAAACCGGGAGCCCTCAATCGATGCATCAGACACGAGCGGGGTCGAGTTGGAAGACATCAAGGGCGAGATTGAACTAAAAGATGTGTATTTTAGGTATCCAGCAAGACCAGATGTGCAGATTTTTGCTGGATTTTCGCTTCGTGTCCCGAGTGGCGAAACTGTAGCACTGGTGGGTCAAAGTGGAAGTGGCAAGTCTACTGTTATCAGTTTACTGGAAAGGTTTTATGATCCTGATGCCGGGGAAGTACTCTTAGACAACAtcaatttaaagaaattaaaactcaAATGGTTAAGAGAGCAAATGGGATTGGTGAGCCAGGAGCCAATGTTGTTCACAACTTCaataagagagaatataatCTATGGTAAGGAGAATGCCACTGAAGAGGAGATTAGAACAGCTACTGAGCTTGCAAATGCAGCCAAATTTATTGATAAGCTCCCCAAG GGGCTTGATACCATGGTTGGTGAACATGGAACTCAGCTATCAGGTGGACAAAAGCAAAGGATTGCAATTGCGAGGGCGATTCTAAAGAACCCGAAAATCCTCCTCCTCGATGAAGCCACGAGTGCTTTGGATGCAGAATCAGAACGAATCGTGCAAGATGCACTCGACAGGGTCATGTCGAACAGGACGACTGTGGTTGTTGCTCATCGCTTAACAACTATCCGAAATGCTGACCTAATAGCAGTGGTGCAAAGCGGCAAACTCGTGGAGCAAG GAACTCATGATGAGTTGATCCGAGATCCTAATGGGGCGTATTCGCAGCTAGTCCAAATGCAGCAAGGAAGTAATAAGCAAGACGAGAAGGTAACGAAAGAGGATGGTGATGCAGTAGAAATCACTACAGATTCAGATGATTTGATTAGGTCATCAAGCCACAGATCATCTGCAGTGAGAAGATCTTTGAGCCATGGATCATCATCAAGACATTCATTCTCACTCAACTATCCCATTCCAGGTCTAATTAACACTATTCATGAATATGAAACCAGAAATGATGAGGCCGATGACAAAGAGCCCGACGAAAGAACCCtggagaaaaggaaaagagTTTCGATTAGGCGGCTTGCCTCCCTAAACAAACCGGAGTGGCCTTATTTGGTAATTGGAGCAATTGCTGCAGGCATCCATGGCCTGATTTTCCCCGTATTTGGACTGCTGCTCTCCGCagcaattaaaattttcttcgAGCCTCGAGCTGAGCTGCAAAAGGATTCCAGGTTTTGGGCAACCATGTACGTGTGCCTCGGTCTAGTTAGTCTGGTAGTTGCCTCGATACAGAATTTTTTCTTTGGAGTCGCTGGAGGGAAGTTGATTCAGAGAATTCGATCGCTGACATTCAAGAAAGTAGTCTACCATGAAATCAGCTGGTTTGATGAGCCGGAAAACTCAAG TGGCGCGATTGGGGCAAGATTATCCGCGGATGCTTCCACTATGAGGAGCCTTGTGGGAGATGCCTTAGCATTAATTGTACAAAACACAGCAACAGTGTTGGCAGGGCTTGTTATAGCCTTTGTTGCCAATTGGATTTTGGCACTTATAATCCTGGTTTTGTTGCCACTAATGGGACTGCAATGGTTCTTCCAGAACAAGTTTTACAAGGGATTCAGTGCAAATGCTAag GTGGTGTACGAGGAAGCGAGCCAAGTTGCAAGCGATGCTGTGAGCAGCATAAGAACCGTGGCTTCGTTCTGTGCTGAAGAGAAGGTGATGGCTATGTACGAGAAGAAATGCGAAGGGGCGGTGAAGCAAGGCGTTAAAGTTGGTGTTGTTAGCGGAGCGAGTTTGGGTTTTGGCTCGTTAGCGCTCTACCTTACATATGCCTTTTGTTTCTACATTGGGGCATTTTTCATTCATCACAACAAAGCAACATTTACAGAGCTTTTCAGG GTTTTCTTCGCATTGACGATGTCGGCCATGGGGATTTCTCAAGCCACCGGATTAGCACCGGACCTTAACAAGGCTAAGGATTCTACTGCTTCTATTTTCGACATTCTCGATAGAAACCCCAAGATTGATTCTAGTAGTGAACAAGGCACAACATTGTCAGCTGTCCGGGGAGATATCGAGTTGAAACATGTGAGCTTCAAGTACCCAACTCGGCCCGACATCCAAATATTCAAGGATCTATGCCTAACCATGCCTGCTGGAAAG ACTTGTGCTCTTGTGGGAGAAAGTGGAAGTGGGAAATCAACAGTGATTAGTTTAATAGAGAGATTCTATGATCCTGACTTTGGAGAAATACTTTTGGATGGAGTTCCCATCAAGAATCTAAAACTGAGTTGGCTGAGGCAACAGATGGGGTTAGTGAGTCAAGAGCCAATCTTGTTCAACGAGTCGATTCGCGACAACATAGCCTATGGCAAACATGGGGAGGTAACAGAAGAAGAGATCATCCAAGCTGCAAGATTAGCAAATGCTCACAACTTTATCTCCTCACTGCCTCAAGGCTATGACACGGCCGTGGGAGAGCGGGGGACTCAATTATCGGGTGGGCAGAAGCAACGAATAGCCATTGCGAGGGCGATTTTGAAGGATCCAAAAATCCTGTTGCTAGACGAGGCGACTAGCGCGCTAGATACTGAGTCGGAGCACGTGGTGCAAGAGGCGTTGGACCGAGTAATGGTGAGCCGGACTACCGTGGTCATTGCTCATAGATTAGTAACGATTAGAGGAGCGGACTTGATTGGTGTGGTCAAGAATGGAGTGATTATAGAGAAGGGAAGACATGAGGTGCTTATGGATATTGTTGATGGAGTTTATGCTTCTTTAGTTGCACTTCATGTGAAAGCAAGTTAG
- the LOC116031660 gene encoding SH3 domain-containing protein 3 encodes MDALRKQASKFKEQVAKQQQAVIKQFSASGYESSDVVVIDEVEMQMHQHLEKLYRSTRSGRDFQKELVKATETFTAIGYKHIEAGTKLSEDCCKYGVENVNDEVLSKSASIYGDARKHVEKEVEDLNRLLYNQVLEPLRAMITGSPLEDARNLAQRYSRMRQEAETQAVEVSRRQARVKEAPIPENVAKLHAAEAKMQELRANMAVLGKEAAAALSAVESQQQRLTYQRLVAMVEGERQYHERVAVILGNIEAEMVSEKQRKEATPPIVAPSATPIIHSSEKTKYFLAEVIHSFEAETEKELSLSKGDFIVVRKVAPSGWSEGECQGRAGWFPSTYVERRQRVPNNYTAAEVY; translated from the exons ATGGATGCTCTGAGGAAGCAAGCGAGCAAGTTTAAAGAACAAGTTGCCAAACAACAACAG GCTGTAATTAAGCAGTTCAGTGCAAGTGGTTATGAAAGCTCTGATGTCGTGGTTATTGATGAAGTCGAGATGCAAATGCATCAGCATTTGGAAAAATTGTATCGGTCTACCCGTTCTGGAAGG GATTTTCAGAAAGAACTTGTAAAGGCAACCGAAACATTTACAGCTATTGGATATAAGCATATAGAAGCAG GAACCAAGCTGTCTGAAGATTGCTGCAAATATGGTGTCGAAAATGTCAACGATGAAGTTCTATCTAAATCTGCATCTATCTATGGAGATGCTCGAAAACATGTGGAGAAGGAGGTTGAAGACCTGAATAGACTATTGTATAATCAG GTCCTAGAGCCTTTGAGAGCAATGATAACTGGATCTCCTTTAGAAGATGCTCGTAATCTTGCTCAACGTTATAGCCGTATGAGGCAAGAGGCAGAGACTCAG GCGGTTGAAGTTTCTAGAAGACAGGCACGGGTAAAAGAAGCTCCTATTCCAGAAAATGTGGCAAAACTGCATGCAGCAGAAGCTAAAATGCAGGAACTACGGGCAAATATGGCAGTACTAGGTAAAGAAGCAGCAGCTGCATTGTCTGCTGTGGAATCACAACAGCAGAGGCTAACATATCAGAGACTTGTAGCAATG GTTGAAGGAGAGAGGCAATATCACGAAAGAGTTGCTGTTATTCTGGGCAATATTGAAGCTGAG ATGGTCTCGGAGAAACAACGGAAAGAGGCAACTCCTCCTATTGTAGCTCCTTCTGCAACCCCAATCATTCACTCCTCGGAGAAAACAAAGTACTTTTTGGCTGAG GTAATTCATAGTTTTGAAGCTGAAACAGAGAAGGAACTGAGCTTGTCTAAGGGGGATTTCATTGTTGTTCGGAAG GTGGCACCATCTGGATGGTCAGAAGGAGAATGCCAAGGTAGGGCGGGCTGGTTTCCATCTACATATGTGGAGAGGCGCCAAAGAGTACCCAACAATTATACAGCCGCTGAAGTCTATTGA
- the LOC116033635 gene encoding membrane protein PM19L-like: MANNGDLRSVASMLLGLNFCMYVIVVAIASWATNNAINEGFFIAPGLSFPPQFSPICYSMGNAATGFLAVFSLIAGLVGVVSVLVGIDHIRHWDFDSLPSATSAAAVAWSLTALAMGFAWKEIELQSRNAKLRTAEAFLIILTVTQLVYIAVICGASGKTRR, from the exons ATGGCTAATAATGGGGATCTTAGATCTGTAGCATCAATGCTTTTGGGGCTAAATTTCTGCATGTATGTTATAGTTGTGGCCATTGCTAGCTGGGCTACTAACAATGCCATTAATGAAGGCTTCTTCATTG CTCCAGGATTGAGTTTTCCCCCACAATTCTCTCCGATATGTTATTCCATGGGGAATGCCGCCACGGGATTCTTGGCCGTGTTTTCTCTGATAGCCGGGTTGGTTGGAGTTGTATCTGTCCTCGTTGGCATCGACCATATCCGCCATTGGGACTTTGACAGCTTGCCTTCTGCTACTTCTGCTGCCGCTGTTGCCTGGAGTCTTACTGCCCTTGCCATGGG ATTTGCCTGGAAAGAGATTGAACTCCAAAGTAGAAACGCCAAACTG AGAACAGCAGAAGCCTTTCTGATTATCCTAACTGTTACACAACTGGTGTACATAGCAGTCATCTGTGGCGCCTCCGGCAAAACCAGgagataa
- the LOC116032342 gene encoding pentatricopeptide repeat-containing protein At5g46460, mitochondrial — MQIFPVLIKEFKFRPLYFAIPTLSRSLTSDAKHSNAVPRTCYSILVNFLLNRKIDEAERLFGKIPSPSIYLCTKMIGGYAENGRLNDALNLFDRMPVKDVVMWNSIIKGCVECGNVEMGMKLLDEMSERNAVSYTTVINGLLRFGRVEKAEGLFREMPEKDVAAWNAMLYGYFENDRVEEALRLFEMMPRRNVISWTSMVSGLDQHGMSEEALVTFRKMLGFGIKPNSNTFASAITACATMEDLVLGSEIHGTSLKAGFGFDAYVAASLITFYANCMKIDDSWRVFNEKMHMNVVVWTSLLTGYGLNHKHEDALTLFADMIRIGVCPNQSSFTSALNSSSEVESVDLGKEIHGVAVKLGFNTDAYVGNSLVVLYSKCGNMDDGLLIFKEIAEKNTVSWNSVIVGCAQHGHGKWSLALFAQMVRTGVGIDDITFTGLLSACSHSGMLHKGRMLFHYLCENMSMQMKIEHYACMADILCRGGKLDEAENLVKTMMPMKPNLSIWLALLSGCRKHSNIEIAERAAENIFRLDPNCSAAYVLLSNMYAATSRWNDVARIRVKMKRRGNIKQPGCSWVNLKGTRHEFVSGDRSHPLCDQIYEKLEWLGKKLKEIGYVSDQRFALHDVEDEQKEAMLSHHSERLAICFALITTVEGSTIIVMKNLRVCGDCHSAIKLISKIVCREIVLRDSTRFHHFRDGFCSCSDYW, encoded by the coding sequence ATGCAAATATTTCCCGTTTTGATTAAAGAATtcaaatttcgacccttatactTCGCCATTCCAACCCTCTCAAGATCGCTCACTTCTGATGCAAAGCACTCAAATGCAGTCCCTCGCACTTGCTATTCAATCCTCGTTAACTTTCTCTTGAACCGAAAAATAGATGAAGCCGAAAGGCTTTTCGGCAAAATCCCGTCTCCCAGCATTTACCTGTGCACCAAAATGATTGGTGGGTATGCAGAAAACGGGAGACTGAATGACGCACTGAATCTGTTCGATAGAATGCCGGTGAAGGACGTAGTCATGTGGAATTCCATTATCAAAGGGTGCGTAGAATGCGGGAATGTGGAGATGGGCATGAAGCTGCTCGATGAAATGTCTGAGAGAAATGCTGTTTCGTACACGACTGTGATCAATGGGTTGTTGAGGTTTGGGAGGGTCGAGAAGGCGGAAGGTCTGTTTCGGGAGATGCCAGAGAAGGATGTAGCAGCCTGGAATGCAATGCTGTATGGGTATTTTGAGAACGACAGAGTGGAGGAGGCGCTGAGGTTGTTTGAGATGATGCCAAGAAGGAATGTGATTTCTTGGACATCCATGGTTAGCGGACTTGACCAGCATGGAATGAGTGAGGAGGCCTTGGTGACCTTTAGGAAGATGTTGGGGTTTGGAATTAAACCAAACTCAAATACTTTTGCATCTGCTATAACTGCTTGTGCTACCATGGAGGATCTTGTTTTAGGGAGTGAAATTCATGGCACCTCCCTGAAGGCTGGTTTTGGTTTTGATGCATATGTTGCTGCTTCACTCATCACATTTTATGCCAATTGCATGAAAATTGATGATTCTTGGCGGGTTTTTAACGAAAAAATGCACATGAATGTAGTGGTATGGACATCTCTACTAACAGGCTATGGTTTGAATCATAAGCATGAGGATGCATTGACTCTTTTTGCAGATATGATCAGAATTGGGGTATGCCCTAACCAGTCTTCCTTCACCAGTGCCTTGAACTCGTCCTCTGAAGTCGAGTCTGTTGATCTAGGGAAAGAGATCCATGGTGTGGCAGTCAAACTAGGTTTCAATACTGACGCCTATGTGGGTAACTCCCTAGTCGTGTTGTACTCGAAATGTGGAAATATGGATGATGGACTACTTATATTCAAGGAAATAGCAGAAAAGAACACAGTCTCCTGGAACTCGGTTATAGTTGGATGTGCACAGCACGGGCATGGCAAATGGTCACTTGCATTATTTGCCCAAATGGTAAGAACGGGTGTTGGCATTGATGATATCACCTTCACCGGGTTGCTTTCTGCCTGTAGCCATTCTGGTATGTTGCATAAAGGAAGAATGCTATTTCATTATCTTTGTGAGAACATGTCGATGCAGATGAAGATTGAGCATTATGCGTGCATGGCGGATATCTTATGCCGGGGTGGGAAATTAGATGAAGCAGAGAATTTAGTGAAAACCATGATGCCTATGAAGCCAAATCTTTCAATTTGGCTAGCCCTGCTTAGTGGCTGCAGGAAACATTCTAACATAGAAATAGCCGAAAGAGCtgcagaaaacatttttcgtcTCGATCCAAACTGCAGTGCAGCTTATGTTCTGTTGTCCAATATGTATGCTGCTACGAGTAGGTGGAATGATGTTGCAAGGATTAGagtgaagatgaagagaagaggGAACATAAAACAACCGGGATGCAGTTGGGTAAATCTAAAGGGAACCCGGCATGAATTTGTTTCTGGTGACAGGTCCCATCCTCTGTGTGATCAGATATATGAAAAACTTGAGTGGTtgggaaagaaattaaaggaaatAGGTTATGTCTCCGATCAAAGATTTGCATTGCACGACGTCGAGGATGAACAGAAGGAAGCCATGTTGTCACATCATAGTGAGAGGCTTGCTATTTGCTTTGCACTAATTACTACTGTGGAGGGCAGCACCATTATAGTTATGAAGAATCTAAGAGTTTGTGGAGACTGCCACTCTGCCATCAAACTTATAAGCAAAATCGTTTGCCGTGAGATTGTATTGAGAGATTCAACCCGTTTTCATCACTTTAGGGATGGGTTTTGCTCTTGCTCAGATTATTGGTAG